A region from the uncultured Draconibacterium sp. genome encodes:
- a CDS encoding SDR family oxidoreductase has protein sequence MGNNLLQGKKGIIFGALNPDSIAWKVAVRAHEEGATLTLSNTPVAIRMGETNQLGEQLNAEVIGADATNVDDLKNLFNKSMEVLGGKIDFVLHSIGMSPNVRKGRHYSDLDYNYLDKTLDVSAVSFHKVLQVARKLDAINEWGSVLALSYVAAQRTFFGYNDMADAKALLESIARSFGYIYGRERRVRVNTISQSPTITTAGNGVKGFDRLMDFSERMSPLGNATGDECADYCITMFSDLTKKVTMQNLFHDGGFSNMGMSLRALEQYEKGLGRRCECDDEKPSAEEHRYD, from the coding sequence ATGGGTAACAATTTATTACAAGGAAAAAAGGGAATTATTTTTGGGGCTTTAAACCCCGATTCAATTGCCTGGAAAGTGGCAGTGAGAGCACACGAAGAAGGCGCCACACTTACATTATCAAATACTCCGGTTGCGATTCGCATGGGCGAAACAAATCAATTGGGAGAGCAATTAAACGCTGAGGTTATTGGAGCTGATGCTACCAATGTAGATGATTTAAAAAATTTGTTTAACAAATCGATGGAAGTATTGGGTGGAAAAATTGATTTTGTACTCCACTCAATTGGGATGTCGCCAAATGTTCGAAAGGGTCGGCATTATTCTGATTTGGATTATAACTACCTGGATAAAACACTTGATGTTTCGGCAGTTTCTTTTCACAAAGTGCTTCAGGTGGCACGAAAACTTGATGCAATAAACGAATGGGGATCAGTATTGGCCTTGTCGTATGTTGCGGCACAGCGTACATTTTTTGGGTATAATGATATGGCCGATGCCAAAGCATTGCTTGAATCGATTGCCCGCAGTTTTGGATATATCTATGGCCGCGAACGTCGTGTTCGGGTAAATACAATCTCGCAATCGCCTACTATTACCACTGCTGGTAACGGCGTTAAGGGTTTCGATCGATTAATGGACTTCTCGGAGCGTATGTCGCCACTTGGTAATGCTACCGGTGATGAATGTGCCGATTATTGTATTACGATGTTCTCTGACCTTACCAAAAAAGTTACCATGCAAAACCTTTTTCACGATGGTGGTTTCTCGAATATGGGGATGAGCTTAAGAGCACTTGAACAATACGAAAAGGGACTAGGAAGACGTTGCGAATGTGATGACGAAAAGCCAAGTGCTGAAGAGCACAGGTACGATTAA
- a CDS encoding dihydroorotate dehydrogenase electron transfer subunit: MPKKFVKDLNVVENRALNATNFLIKVQSDTILPEIKPGQFVNIEIKEAEEIFLRRPFSVFEVDYENNIISMIVKILGRGSRKLTEIAVGSRLSIVYPLGKTFTYPAVNDKILLIGGGSGVAPMLFLAKESGLPVENVDILLGARSKEDHINLNNYKKYANLHYASEDGSLGEKGFVTQHSIFTGNLKSYSKIYACGPDGMMRAVAKEAKAANVFCEVSLENLMACGFGVCLCCIEPTSKGNQCVCTDGPVFNINDLKW; encoded by the coding sequence ATGCCAAAAAAGTTTGTTAAAGATCTCAATGTAGTCGAAAATAGGGCGCTAAACGCTACAAACTTTCTTATCAAAGTACAATCGGACACAATACTGCCCGAAATAAAACCTGGACAATTTGTCAATATCGAAATTAAGGAAGCCGAAGAGATCTTTCTTCGCCGACCATTTTCAGTATTTGAAGTGGATTACGAGAATAACATTATCTCAATGATCGTTAAAATTTTGGGGCGGGGATCGCGTAAACTTACAGAAATAGCAGTTGGGAGTAGGCTCAGTATTGTTTATCCATTGGGAAAAACTTTTACCTATCCGGCAGTAAACGATAAGATTCTGTTAATTGGTGGAGGTAGTGGAGTGGCGCCAATGCTTTTTTTAGCTAAAGAATCAGGATTGCCTGTAGAGAATGTTGATATTTTACTTGGGGCACGGTCAAAAGAAGACCATATTAATTTAAATAACTATAAAAAGTATGCGAATTTACATTATGCATCAGAAGACGGTTCGCTTGGAGAAAAAGGTTTTGTAACGCAGCATTCAATATTTACCGGCAACTTAAAATCATATAGTAAAATATATGCATGCGGTCCGGATGGTATGATGCGGGCCGTTGCAAAAGAAGCAAAGGCTGCAAATGTATTTTGCGAAGTTTCGCTTGAGAACCTTATGGCCTGCGGATTTGGTGTATGTTTGTGTTGCATAGAGCCAACCAGCAAAGGCAACCAATGTGTATGTACTGATGGTCCGGTGTTTAACATTAATGATTTGAAATGGTAG
- a CDS encoding flavodoxin: MSKTAIIYSYHTQKSKKVAEKIIAAFGEKELEAVNAEELKKEVLEKFDNFILSAPTWFDGELPNYWDEFVPDLEEMDLSNKKFAIFGLGDQKGYAENFCDAIGLLAEILEDCGATLVGQTSIEGYTYESSKAQRGNVFVGLPIDQENQARLTKKRVEGWVEQLKKEFS; encoded by the coding sequence ATGAGCAAAACAGCAATTATATATAGTTACCATACTCAAAAATCAAAAAAAGTAGCAGAAAAAATTATCGCTGCTTTTGGAGAAAAAGAGCTTGAAGCAGTTAATGCTGAAGAATTAAAAAAAGAGGTGCTGGAAAAGTTCGACAACTTTATCTTAAGTGCTCCAACCTGGTTTGATGGCGAGTTACCTAATTACTGGGATGAATTTGTTCCGGATCTGGAAGAAATGGATCTTTCAAATAAAAAGTTTGCCATTTTTGGTCTTGGCGATCAAAAAGGTTATGCAGAAAACTTTTGTGATGCAATTGGTTTGCTGGCCGAGATTCTTGAAGATTGCGGTGCAACACTGGTTGGGCAAACATCCATAGAAGGATATACCTACGAATCGTCTAAAGCACAACGGGGCAACGTTTTCGTTGGATTGCCGATTGATCAGGAAAACCAGGCTCGTTTAACCAAAAAACGCGTTGAAGGCTGGGTAGAACAATTGAAAAAGGAATTTAGTTAA
- a CDS encoding dihydroorotate dehydrogenase — translation MVDLKVKLHDIEFKNPVTLASGTCGFARETAEFFEPGLLGGYFLKGTTLKNRDGNNYPRMAETPSGMLNAVGLQNKGIDYFIENIYPEIVDYDTQLVINVNGSTVEDYIALTEKVNELDKINAIELNISCPNVKEGGMAFGVSCPGAEMVTREVRKVYDKTLIVKLSPNVTDIAEIAKAVEGQGADAVSLVNTFLGMAIDAEKRQPLLSTITGGLSGPAIKPIALRMVWQVARAVKIPVVGIGGIMTAADAIEFMLAGASIVQVGTAIFKDPMIPVKIVEGIEDYLKRHNMLSATELIGALQE, via the coding sequence ATGGTAGATTTAAAGGTAAAATTACACGATATAGAATTTAAAAATCCGGTAACACTGGCATCGGGAACTTGTGGATTTGCGCGCGAAACGGCCGAATTCTTTGAACCTGGTCTACTTGGAGGTTATTTTCTGAAAGGTACAACGCTTAAAAACCGCGATGGTAACAATTATCCGCGAATGGCCGAAACGCCGTCGGGCATGTTAAATGCGGTTGGTTTACAAAATAAAGGAATAGATTACTTTATTGAAAACATATATCCTGAAATTGTTGACTATGATACACAGTTGGTTATAAATGTAAACGGGTCAACTGTTGAAGATTATATTGCTCTAACAGAGAAAGTTAATGAACTGGACAAAATAAACGCCATCGAACTCAATATTTCATGTCCTAATGTTAAGGAGGGTGGAATGGCATTTGGAGTGAGTTGTCCGGGGGCAGAAATGGTTACCCGCGAAGTAAGGAAGGTTTATGATAAGACCCTTATTGTAAAACTATCACCAAATGTTACTGATATTGCAGAAATTGCAAAAGCAGTGGAAGGGCAGGGTGCTGATGCTGTTTCGTTGGTTAATACCTTTTTAGGAATGGCCATTGATGCAGAAAAAAGACAACCATTGTTATCTACTATTACCGGCGGATTATCAGGCCCGGCAATAAAACCTATTGCATTGCGCATGGTTTGGCAGGTTGCCAGAGCTGTTAAAATTCCTGTTGTTGGAATTGGCGGTATTATGACTGCTGCTGATGCCATTGAATTTATGCTGGCAGGAGCATCAATAGTACAGGTTGGTACGGCAATATTTAAAGACCCGATGATTCCGGTGAAGATTGTAGAAGGCATAGAAGATTATTTGAAACGCCATAATATGCTATCGGCCACCGAATTAATAGGGGCTTTACAAGAATAG
- a CDS encoding dihydrolipoamide acetyltransferase family protein, with translation MASFNIVMPKLGESIQEGTITKWFVKEGDTIEEDDMLFEVATDKVDSEIPSPVDGVITKINYPEDSLVAVGEVLAVVSLDGEVEASETETESKEVVAKTEDTPAKVEITDASVDDSRKLSNRFYSPLVKTIAKEENVSFDELESIEGSGVGGRVQKKDIMAYLESRDSSATQPAAMKESKPTAPAAPVLEKKSAPPVSIGAGDTVVEMDRVRKLIADHMVMSKQVSPHVTSVVEADVTELVLWRNKNKEAFQKKYGDKITFMPIFTEAVAAALAEFPMVNSSVDGDKIILKKDINVGIAVAKPDGNLIVPVIKNAEQRNLVGLTKELNRLADAARNNKLDPAEIQGGTFTITNFGSFGNIIGTPIINQPQVAILATGIIEKKPAVLETPSGDVIAIRHKMYLSLSYDHRIVDGALGGAFLRRIADYLEQFDTNRAI, from the coding sequence ATGGCAAGTTTTAATATTGTAATGCCTAAGCTGGGTGAAAGCATCCAGGAAGGCACGATAACAAAATGGTTCGTAAAAGAGGGTGATACCATCGAAGAAGATGATATGCTCTTTGAGGTGGCTACTGATAAGGTAGACTCAGAAATCCCGTCGCCTGTGGATGGCGTAATCACTAAAATTAATTATCCGGAAGATAGCCTTGTTGCTGTTGGAGAAGTTTTGGCGGTAGTAAGTCTTGATGGTGAGGTTGAAGCATCAGAAACAGAGACTGAAAGCAAAGAAGTAGTTGCCAAAACAGAAGATACACCTGCAAAAGTGGAAATAACAGACGCTTCTGTTGACGACAGTAGAAAACTATCCAACCGTTTCTATTCGCCTTTAGTAAAAACTATAGCTAAAGAAGAAAATGTATCGTTTGATGAGTTGGAAAGCATTGAAGGCTCTGGTGTTGGAGGCCGTGTTCAAAAGAAAGATATCATGGCTTACCTGGAAAGCAGAGACAGTTCTGCAACTCAGCCTGCTGCTATGAAGGAAAGCAAACCTACTGCACCAGCAGCTCCTGTTTTAGAGAAAAAATCTGCACCTCCGGTTTCAATTGGAGCAGGTGATACGGTTGTTGAAATGGATCGCGTTAGAAAACTGATTGCCGATCACATGGTGATGTCAAAACAAGTTTCGCCTCATGTTACTTCGGTTGTTGAAGCAGACGTTACGGAGTTGGTATTGTGGAGAAATAAAAACAAAGAGGCATTTCAGAAAAAATACGGCGACAAAATAACGTTTATGCCTATTTTTACTGAAGCTGTTGCTGCAGCACTGGCTGAATTCCCAATGGTTAATTCATCGGTTGATGGCGATAAAATCATTCTGAAAAAAGATATTAACGTTGGAATTGCTGTAGCTAAACCCGATGGAAACCTGATTGTTCCGGTTATTAAAAATGCCGAACAGCGAAACCTGGTTGGTTTAACGAAAGAATTAAACCGATTGGCTGATGCTGCTCGCAATAATAAGCTTGATCCTGCCGAAATTCAGGGAGGTACATTTACCATCACCAATTTTGGTTCATTCGGAAATATTATTGGAACACCAATTATTAACCAACCGCAAGTTGCTATTCTGGCAACAGGAATTATTGAGAAAAAACCAGCTGTTCTGGAAACACCAAGTGGCGATGTAATAGCAATTCGTCATAAAATGTATTTGTCTTTATCATACGATCATCGTATTGTTGATGGTGCATTGGGAGGAGCTTTCCTGCGTCGCATTGCTGATTACCTGGAACAATTTGATACAAACCGCGCAATTTAA
- a CDS encoding helix-turn-helix transcriptional regulator, translating to MKDRIKRFIDAKGITAGELASALDVQRSNISHILNGRNKPGASFIEKLLLQYPDINARWLLTGQGEMFSAPYSTNNLTENSSTKQKEEVAEVSESDNSNFSLNFLGENKTIKTTPEQAPSKLNNDIDKMIIVYCDGTFKIFSQR from the coding sequence ATGAAAGATCGAATAAAAAGATTTATAGACGCAAAAGGAATCACTGCAGGAGAATTGGCATCTGCCCTTGATGTACAAAGATCCAATATTTCTCATATTCTGAATGGTAGAAACAAGCCAGGAGCATCCTTTATTGAAAAACTTCTTTTGCAATACCCCGATATTAATGCCAGGTGGTTGCTAACCGGACAAGGAGAAATGTTTAGTGCACCATACTCTACAAATAACTTAACTGAAAATAGTTCCACTAAGCAAAAGGAAGAGGTGGCCGAAGTATCTGAATCTGATAATAGTAACTTTTCGCTGAATTTCCTTGGCGAGAATAAAACAATTAAGACTACACCGGAACAAGCACCGTCAAAGCTGAATAATGATATTGATAAAATGATCATTGTTTACTGTGATGGCACGTTTAAGATATTCTCGCAGCGTTAA
- the yidC gene encoding membrane protein insertase YidC, whose translation MDKKSIIGIVLIFAILVVFSLINQPSKEEVEAAKQRRDSIAQIEAQKALELQKLQNEQQTMQNAALQADTAVQNQIMQEKMQQLGAFGSATIGNEEFSTLENNQVKITFSNKGGRIYSVELKDYQTHDSLPLILFEGDETLFGLNFFAQNRSITTDELFFEQVGGTRDIVVNGPDVPKGDEGRQKFNKENPGGEESVTFRLEVAPGNFIEYVYTLAYNSFIVDFDVNMQGMDNYISRNQSYLNFTWAFDVPRQEHYSRFGEDRYTYITYKFFEDETDNLDKNKSDEEDLTTRVKWIGFKQLFFSSTLIANESFPNAQVRQEKFKYEDNTEYLGNFRADIAVPFNGTQNENIGMQFYFGPNHYQTLKQYGHDMERQIDLGYAIVRPVNRYVIIPVFNWLRRSIDNFGIIILLLTLMIKVVLFPFTYKSYMSQAKMRALKPEVDEINAKFPGQEKAMEKQQATMALYRKAGVNPMGGCLPMVLQMPILFAMFFFFPTSIELRGESFLWAKDLSTYDSILSWDFTIPLIGNFMGNHLSLFTILMTITTIISTKLSQSATSTQGMPGMKTMMYMMPVMFFFLLNSYPSGLSYYYFLANLITIGQTYLIRSFVDEDKIRAQLQANKKKPAKKPSNFQKRLEEMAKQRGVQTPKKK comes from the coding sequence ATGGATAAAAAGTCGATTATTGGAATCGTATTGATCTTTGCCATATTGGTTGTTTTCTCATTGATTAACCAGCCATCAAAGGAGGAGGTTGAAGCAGCAAAGCAACGACGCGATTCAATTGCACAGATTGAAGCCCAGAAAGCACTGGAACTGCAGAAATTGCAGAACGAACAGCAAACTATGCAAAACGCAGCCTTGCAGGCTGATACTGCTGTTCAAAATCAAATAATGCAGGAAAAAATGCAACAGTTGGGGGCATTTGGTTCTGCAACTATTGGAAACGAAGAATTTAGTACACTTGAAAATAACCAGGTAAAAATTACCTTTTCGAATAAAGGTGGCCGAATTTATTCGGTGGAGCTTAAAGACTACCAAACCCACGACTCGCTGCCACTTATATTATTTGAAGGCGACGAAACATTGTTTGGCTTAAACTTTTTTGCTCAAAACCGCAGCATTACTACCGATGAGCTGTTTTTTGAACAGGTTGGCGGAACACGAGACATTGTTGTAAATGGACCTGACGTACCAAAAGGCGATGAAGGACGACAGAAATTCAATAAAGAAAATCCGGGAGGTGAAGAGTCGGTAACATTCCGTTTGGAAGTGGCTCCGGGTAATTTTATAGAGTACGTTTATACCTTGGCATACAACTCATTTATAGTTGATTTTGATGTAAATATGCAAGGAATGGACAATTACATCTCACGAAATCAATCATACCTGAATTTTACATGGGCCTTTGATGTACCGCGCCAGGAACATTACTCGCGTTTTGGCGAAGACCGTTACACCTATATTACCTACAAGTTTTTTGAGGACGAAACTGATAATCTGGATAAAAACAAATCAGACGAGGAAGACCTTACCACACGTGTAAAATGGATTGGATTTAAACAGCTATTTTTTAGCTCTACACTAATTGCCAACGAATCTTTTCCAAACGCCCAGGTTCGTCAGGAAAAGTTTAAATACGAAGATAACACTGAATATCTTGGTAATTTCAGAGCCGATATTGCCGTGCCGTTTAACGGTACCCAGAATGAAAATATAGGCATGCAGTTCTATTTCGGGCCAAACCACTATCAAACGCTAAAACAATATGGCCACGATATGGAACGCCAGATTGATTTGGGTTATGCCATTGTTCGTCCGGTTAACAGGTATGTAATTATTCCGGTTTTTAACTGGCTGCGTCGCTCTATCGATAACTTTGGTATTATAATATTGCTGCTTACCCTAATGATTAAGGTGGTTCTGTTTCCATTCACCTACAAATCATATATGTCTCAGGCTAAAATGCGTGCTTTAAAACCTGAGGTTGACGAAATAAATGCCAAATTCCCCGGACAGGAAAAGGCAATGGAAAAGCAGCAGGCTACCATGGCTTTATACCGAAAAGCAGGAGTAAATCCAATGGGTGGATGTTTACCTATGGTATTGCAAATGCCCATTTTGTTTGCCATGTTCTTTTTCTTTCCAACATCCATCGAGTTAAGAGGTGAAAGTTTCCTGTGGGCAAAAGATTTATCTACTTACGATTCAATTTTAAGCTGGGATTTCACCATTCCGTTAATCGGGAATTTCATGGGTAACCACTTGAGTTTGTTTACCATTTTAATGACAATTACAACCATCATTTCTACCAAATTAAGTCAATCGGCTACATCAACCCAGGGAATGCCCGGAATGAAAACAATGATGTACATGATGCCTGTGATGTTCTTTTTCTTACTCAATAGCTATCCGTCAGGCTTGAGTTATTATTACTTCCTGGCCAACCTTATTACCATTGGGCAAACGTACCTTATTCGGTCGTTTGTTGATGAAGACAAAATTAGAGCACAGTTGCAAGCCAATAAAAAGAAACCGGCTAAAAAGCCTTCGAATTTCCAAAAACGATTGGAAGAAATGGCAAAACAACGTGGTGTGCAAACACCTAAGAAAAAGTAA
- a CDS encoding CTP synthase produces MPETRYIFVTGGVTSSLGKGILASSLAKLLQSRGYNVTIQKLDPYINVDPGTLNPYEHGECFVTEDGAETDLDLGHYERFLNTATSQANNVTTGRIYQSVIDKERRGDYLGKTVQIIPHITDEIKRRIKILGSKGKYDIVITEIGGTVGDIESLPYIEAVRQLKWELGSKSLVIHLTLVPYLSATGELKTKPTQHSVKMLLETGVQPDILVLRTEHDIELSVRKKVALFCNVGLDSVIQSVNVPTIYDVPLKMLEEKLDITVLKKLGLTINEDIDLSAWNDFLLRHKNPTQTVEIGLVGKYVELHDAYKSIAEALVHAGAENSCKVKINWIHSEEISPETVEEQLKGLDGIIVAPGFGHRGMKGKILAAKYARENNVTFLGICLGMQVAVIEFARNVIQLESADSSEMNPKTPHPVIDLMEQQKGITNYGGTMRLGAYECRIIDEDSNVSKAYNKLTVFERHRHRYEFNETYRQQYIDAGMVPTGINPDTDLVEIVEIPEHKWFVGVQFHPEYRSTVLNPHPLFIDFIKNSLPK; encoded by the coding sequence GTGCCTGAAACTAGATACATATTTGTTACCGGTGGAGTTACTTCGTCGTTGGGAAAAGGTATTTTAGCCTCGTCGCTTGCTAAGCTATTACAATCGCGGGGTTATAATGTAACCATTCAAAAATTGGATCCATATATCAATGTTGATCCCGGAACGCTTAATCCGTATGAACATGGTGAGTGTTTTGTAACTGAAGACGGAGCTGAAACAGATCTTGATCTCGGACACTACGAGCGATTCCTGAATACAGCAACCTCGCAAGCCAATAATGTCACTACCGGAAGAATCTACCAGTCAGTAATTGATAAAGAGCGCCGCGGCGACTACCTGGGAAAAACAGTTCAGATTATACCGCATATTACCGATGAAATAAAGCGCCGCATAAAAATACTGGGCTCAAAAGGTAAATACGACATTGTAATTACTGAAATTGGTGGTACGGTTGGCGATATTGAATCGTTACCATATATTGAAGCAGTTCGTCAGTTAAAATGGGAACTTGGAAGCAAATCGCTTGTCATTCATTTAACACTTGTTCCTTACCTTTCTGCTACGGGCGAATTAAAAACCAAACCAACCCAGCACTCGGTTAAAATGTTGCTCGAAACCGGAGTTCAGCCTGACATTTTAGTGTTAAGAACAGAGCACGATATTGAGCTGTCGGTTCGTAAAAAAGTAGCACTTTTCTGTAATGTTGGACTTGATTCTGTTATTCAATCGGTAAATGTGCCTACGATTTACGATGTACCATTAAAAATGTTGGAAGAGAAGCTCGATATAACAGTACTTAAAAAGCTTGGACTTACCATCAATGAAGATATCGACCTTTCGGCATGGAATGACTTTTTGTTGCGCCATAAAAATCCAACCCAAACCGTTGAAATAGGATTGGTTGGAAAATATGTGGAGCTTCATGATGCCTACAAATCAATTGCAGAGGCGCTTGTACATGCCGGAGCTGAAAACAGTTGCAAGGTAAAAATTAACTGGATTCATTCTGAAGAGATAAGCCCGGAGACCGTTGAAGAACAGTTAAAAGGATTGGATGGAATAATTGTAGCTCCGGGATTTGGCCACCGGGGAATGAAAGGGAAAATTCTGGCCGCAAAATATGCACGGGAAAATAATGTTACATTTTTGGGTATTTGTTTAGGTATGCAGGTTGCTGTTATCGAATTTGCCCGAAATGTTATTCAGCTGGAAAGCGCCGATTCATCTGAAATGAATCCGAAAACACCGCATCCTGTAATTGATTTAATGGAACAACAAAAGGGCATTACCAATTATGGAGGTACGATGCGTTTGGGAGCATATGAGTGTAGAATTATTGATGAAGACTCGAATGTAAGTAAGGCATATAATAAACTTACCGTTTTTGAAAGACACCGTCATCGCTACGAATTTAACGAAACCTATCGTCAGCAATATATTGATGCAGGTATGGTGCCAACCGGAATAAATCCGGATACCGACCTGGTTGAAATTGTTGAAATACCAGAGCACAAATGGTTTGTTGGTGTACAATTCCACCCGGAATACCGCAGTACCGTGCTTAATCCCCATCCGTTGTTTATTGATTTTATTAAGAACTCATTACCTAAATAA
- a CDS encoding alpha-ketoacid dehydrogenase subunit alpha/beta, whose protein sequence is MKDLKIPKQYTIKKTPKETLESWYRLMKIGRAIDEKAPNYLKQAIGWSYHAPYAGHDGIQLAIGQNFEKNKDHLYMYYRDMLTALAGGMTSEEIILNGISKATDPSSGGRHMSNHLAKPEWNMHSVSSATGNHTLHAVGTGRAIKYYGEKAVSISSQGESSVSEGYVYEAITGADKEELPVIFVVQDNGYGISVPKKDQTAQRKVANNFSGFKNLRIIHCNGKDVFDSMNAMAEAKRYAIEESKPVLLQANCVRMGSHSNSDDHLLYRSEAERNYVVDYDPLAKYRRLLLRYDRFTEEELDKIDAEVKAEIKAAHKAAMAAPDPDPASIYDHVFSEPMVSEKYPEGLHNEEGEKTKFITALNETLKAEFRHNPDTFIWGQDMANKDKGGIFNVSKGMQAEFGEKRVFNGPIAEDFILGTANGMSRYDKKIRVVVEGAEFADYFWPAMEQYVDTSHDLWRSNGKFSPNITIRLASGGYIGGGMYHSQNIEGSLAAIPGVRIVYPSFADDAAGLLRTSMRSEGLTMFMEPKALYQDPKAATVVPDDFEVPFGKARVRREGSDLTLLTYGNTTHLSLEAAEKLASEGIANIEVVDLRSLIPLDEETILNSIKKTNKVLVVHEDKVFGGFGGELSALINEKAFEYLDAPIKRVGSPFTPVGFNRILEKAILPNTEGIYTAAKELIEY, encoded by the coding sequence ATGAAAGATTTAAAAATACCAAAACAATATACTATTAAGAAAACTCCGAAGGAGACTTTAGAGAGTTGGTATCGGCTAATGAAAATTGGCCGCGCCATTGACGAAAAAGCACCTAACTACCTAAAACAGGCAATTGGCTGGTCGTATCATGCACCGTATGCCGGACACGATGGAATTCAGTTGGCTATCGGACAAAATTTTGAAAAGAACAAAGACCATTTATATATGTACTACCGCGATATGCTGACTGCCCTTGCAGGCGGAATGACATCGGAAGAGATCATATTAAATGGTATCTCTAAGGCTACCGACCCATCGAGTGGAGGGCGTCACATGTCGAATCACCTGGCAAAACCCGAGTGGAATATGCACAGTGTTTCGTCGGCAACAGGAAACCACACCTTGCATGCTGTTGGAACCGGCCGCGCTATTAAATATTATGGCGAAAAAGCGGTTTCGATCAGTAGCCAGGGAGAATCCTCAGTTAGTGAAGGTTATGTTTACGAAGCCATTACCGGTGCAGATAAGGAAGAATTACCTGTAATTTTTGTGGTGCAGGATAACGGTTATGGCATATCGGTACCCAAAAAGGATCAGACTGCACAACGTAAAGTGGCCAATAACTTTTCGGGTTTTAAAAATTTACGCATCATTCATTGTAACGGAAAAGACGTTTTTGATTCGATGAATGCAATGGCAGAAGCGAAACGCTATGCGATAGAAGAAAGTAAACCCGTTTTATTGCAGGCCAACTGTGTGCGTATGGGATCGCATTCAAATTCAGATGACCACTTATTATATCGGTCGGAGGCCGAAAGAAATTATGTGGTTGATTACGATCCATTAGCAAAATACAGAAGATTATTGCTTCGTTACGATAGGTTTACTGAAGAAGAACTGGATAAAATTGATGCTGAAGTAAAAGCAGAAATTAAAGCTGCACATAAAGCGGCTATGGCTGCTCCTGACCCTGATCCGGCATCAATTTACGATCATGTATTTTCAGAACCCATGGTTTCTGAAAAATACCCTGAAGGATTGCATAACGAAGAAGGGGAGAAAACAAAATTCATTACGGCTTTAAATGAGACCTTAAAAGCCGAGTTTCGCCATAATCCCGATACATTTATTTGGGGGCAGGATATGGCCAATAAAGATAAAGGTGGAATTTTTAACGTATCGAAAGGAATGCAGGCCGAGTTTGGCGAGAAGCGTGTTTTTAACGGTCCAATTGCTGAAGACTTTATTCTGGGAACAGCCAACGGCATGTCGCGATATGATAAAAAAATTCGTGTTGTAGTTGAAGGTGCCGAATTTGCCGATTATTTCTGGCCGGCTATGGAACAATATGTTGATACCAGTCACGACTTGTGGCGATCAAATGGTAAATTTTCGCCAAATATAACCATTCGCCTGGCATCCGGAGGTTACATCGGTGGTGGAATGTATCATTCTCAAAATATTGAAGGTTCACTGGCTGCAATTCCGGGTGTACGTATTGTTTATCCGTCATTTGCAGATGATGCAGCCGGATTGCTGCGTACCTCGATGCGCTCAGAAGGTTTAACAATGTTTATGGAACCCAAAGCGCTTTACCAGGATCCGAAAGCTGCCACCGTTGTACCCGACGATTTTGAGGTTCCGTTCGGAAAAGCAAGAGTTCGGAGAGAAGGAAGTGATTTAACTCTTTTGACCTATGGAAATACAACACATTTAAGTCTTGAAGCAGCCGAAAAACTGGCGTCTGAAGGTATAGCCAATATCGAGGTTGTCGACTTACGATCGTTGATCCCATTGGATGAAGAAACAATTCTGAATTCAATTAAGAAAACCAATAAAGTTTTGGTAGTACATGAAGATAAAGTTTTTGGTGGTTTTGGAGGAGAGCTAAGTGCACTCATTAACGAAAAAGCTTTTGAATACCTTGACGCTCCTATTAAACGGGTTGGATCGCCATTTACACCGGTAGGCTTTAACCGAATTCTTGAAAAGGCAATTTTACCCAATACTGAAGGTATTTATACCGCTGCTAAAGAATTAATTGAATATTAA